GCGTGTCGTAGGTGAAGCCGCCGTCCACGGCGAACCAGTCCTGGAGCTTGACGGCCCTCTCGTAGTCGTTCGTGGCGCCCTCGGTCACCTCGCGCGCGGTGGCCTCCACCTCTTCCGGGAGAACCTCCGGCACCTTCGTGTACTCCCGCACCAGGGAGGCCGGGGGCCTCGGCGCCGCCGCGAGCTGTTCGCGGGTCGGCTCCACCAGCAGGCTGGTGACCTCGTACTGGGCGCCTCGCGTCGTCTCCCCGCGGTCGCCGACCAGGGTCCGTCCGCTCGGTTCGAACCGCCAGCGTCCCTCGATGTCCACCTCGGAGGCCGGATAGGGCATCGGGAGATAGTTCTGCCGGTACCAGCCGGCGGCGGAGATGTTCGTCCTGATCTCGGTGGTGCTCACGTCCCCGCGCAGACCGGGCGGGCCGGGGAGCCTCTTCGGCACGTCCTCGACACTGCGCTGGGAGAACCGCCAGGACGTCCCGTCGAAGTCGTCCAGCGCCATGATCCGCAGATACAGGTTCTGGGTGCTCTCCGCGTTCGTCCGGTACCGCAACGCCTCCCGGTCCTCGGGCTGGTTGAGGTTGTCCTGGAGCGACACCAGCGGGTTGACGGCGGAGATCGTGCCGCCGCCCAGGCCCGAACCCGATCCGGCGCCCGTGCCGTTGAGCAGTCCGCCGTTCAGCGACGGCAGCGCCGCGGGCACCACGAGCGCGATTCCCAGCGCCATCACACCGATCCTGTGGCCCGAACGGACCGGGGCCGCGGCGCCGCCCCCGGTGTCCATCCCGCCGGCTGTACGGCCCGGGGCGCGCGGAGCGCCGCCGAAGACCCGGCCCCACTGGGAGAGCCGGTCCCGGCCCTCGGCCAGCAGCAACAGCAGATAGCCGCTGGCCGCCAGCAGGAACCACAGCCAGGAGGCGTCGCCGCCGGAGAGACCGGCCGCGACCGAGTACAGCGCGAGCAGCGGCAGTCCGGCCGGCGCCGCGCTGCGGAACGTCACCGCGAGCGCGTCCACGGCGAGACCGATGACCAGCACACCACCGACCAGCATCAGCCTGATGCCGTTGGTCGAAGGTGCCGGAACCGAGTACCGGGCGACCTCCTCACCGCCCTGGCCCAGCAGCTCGCCGAAGCGCAGGAAGACGTCCGGGCCGGGCAGCAGACCGAACACGGCCTGCTCCGAGGCGAAGACCACCGTGAGCATCAGCAGCCCGGCGACCGCCTGGAGCGCCACGGTCAGCACTCTGGCCAGCGGCACCCGCCGGCCGAGCGCGCCCACTCCCGCCAGGACCGCCACCATGAAGGCCGCCTGAAGGAACCAGGTGGCCGGATCGACCAGCGGCAGCAGAGCGCCCGCCGCCATCATCGTGGCGGCGAACGCGCACAGCGCCAGCCTCGCGCGACCGCTCATGACCATCCTCCGGAGAAGCCTGCCGAGCCCTCTGACACACCCGAATCGGTGCGCTGTTGTGCCGCCTGCTGCCACAGGTCGGGAAGCGCGACCCCGGCCGGCACCGCGAGGGCGTTCCAGCCGGACTCGCGCAACTGCCGCAGCCGGTCACTGACCCGCGCGGGCGGTTCGTCGTCGTCCTGGAACCAGCCGGAGCTGTCCAGGACGAAGGCCACGGCCGCGCCGCTGCGCTGGCGCATACGGCAGGCCACGGCGGTCTGCTCCTCGTCGAGATCACCGAGGAAGGCGACCAGCAGCCCCTCGCTCCCGCCGCGCAGCACGTCGTACGCGCGGGAGAGCCCGGCCCCGTCGGAGTGGTCGACGACGGCGAGCGTGTCCATCATCAGTCCGGCCGCGTCGGCGGACTCCTGTGACGAACCCGCGAATCCGTCGGCGCCCTGGTCGGGCACCGAACTCCCCGTGTCCGTCAACAGCCGGACGGAGAAGCCCCGTTCCAGCATGTGCGCCAGCGCGGACGCGGCGCCCGACACCGCCCATTCGAAGGCCGAGTCGGGGCCGGCGCCCTGATAGGCGAGCCGGCGGGTGTCGAGCAGCACCGTGCATCTGGCCCGCTGCGGCTGCTCCTCGCGGCGCACCATCAGCTCGCCGTAGCGCGCGGTGGAGCGCCAGTGCACCCGGCGCAGATCGTCGCCGTGCCGGTAGCCGCGCGGGATGACGTCGTCCTCGCCGGCCAGGGACAGCGAGCGCTGCCGCCCGTCCCCGTACCCCGCCGTCGCGCCCGCCAGCCGGACCGGTGGCAGCGGCTCGGTGCGCGGGATGACGGTCAGGGTGTCGTGGGCGCTGAAGGACCGCGTCAGCTCGCACATCCCGAACGGGTCGCTCAGCCGCAGCTGCAGCGGCCCGAGCGGGTAGCGCCCGCGCAGGTCCGAGCGCACCCGGTAGGAGACCTCGCGGCGCCCGCCCGCCTCCACCCGGTCCAGGACGAACCGGGGGCGCGGGCCCAGCACGTACGGCACATGGTCCTGGAGCATCAGCAGACCGGTGGGCAGCCGCGACACGTTGTCCATCCGCAGATGGACGCGGGCCTCGGAACCCGCCGGCACACGCGACGGCGAGAGCCGCCTGCTGCCCGCGACCCGGTAGCGCGTGCGGTACAGCACGCCCACACAGACCAGCGGCAGGACGGCCAGGAGCATCCCCACCCGGAGCAGATCCGCCTGACCGAGGACGTACGCGCAGACGGCCGCCGCGATGCCCGCGGCGAAGAACGACCGGCCGCGGGTGGTGAGACCGCCCAGCGCCGCCCGCAGCCCGCCTCGGTCCTCGGTGTCCGAGGCGGTGGCGCCGGGCTCCATCACAGCCGCCGGACGCCCGGCTGCTGCCGGTCGTAGAGCGGCGCGGCGACCACGGGGGCCTGCCGGCCACCGTCGGCCGTCGGCACCGGGACGCGCTGGAGGATCTCCAGCACCACCTGCTCGGCGGTCCGGCGGTTGAGCTGTGCCTGCGCGGTCGGCAGCAGCCGGTGCGCCAGCACCGCGGCCGCCAGCGCCTGGACGTCGTCCGGCAGCGCGTACTCCCGGCCGCTCAGCGCGGCGGACGCCTTCGCCGCGCGCAGCAGATGCAGCGTCGCGCGCGGTGAGGCGCCCAGTCTGAGATCCGGGTGGTTGCGGGTCGACGCGACCAGCTCCACCGCGTACCGCCTTACGGAGTCGGCCACATGGACCTTCCGCACGGCGTCGATGAGCTTCACGATGTCGTGCGCGTGGGCCACCGGCTGGAGGTCGTCCAGCGGCGAGACCCCGCCGTGCACGTCCAGCATCTCCAACTCGGCCTCCGCGCTGGGATAACCGATGGAGACCCTGGCCATGAAGCGGTCGCGCTGGGCCTCGGGCAGCGGATAGGTGCCCTCCATCTCGACCGGGTTCTGCGTCGCCACCACCATGAATGGGCTGGGCAGTTCGTACGTCTGCCCGTCGATGGTGACCTGGCGCTCCTCCATCGACTCCAGCAGCGCCGACTGCGTCTTGGGCGAGGCGCGGTTGATCTCGTCGCCGATCACGATCTGCGCGAAGATCGCGCCGGGCTTGAACTCGAAGTCCCGGCGCTGCTGGTCGTAGATGGAGACCCCGGTGATGTCCGAGGGCAGCAGGTCGGGCGTGAACTGGATACGCCGGACCGAGCAGTCGATGGAACGTGCCAGCGCCTTGGCCAGCATTGTCTTGCCGACGCCGGGGACATCCTCGATGAGCAGATGTCCCTCGGCGAGCAGCACTGTCAGCGAAAGCCGTACGACCTCAGGCTTGCCCTCGATCACACCCTCCACCGATGCGCGGACACGCTCCGCTGTGGTGGTCAGATCTGTGAGGCTCGCTCGATCGTCATAGGTCGTCACCCGGCCCTCCTCGGCCCGTTCATACGGGCCGAGGCTCTTCTCACGGCCCGGCCCACCCCGAAATACGGACGCCGTGCCCGGAAGGTTCCGGGGCACCGCTGTCACTCACGCATTCTTGTAGCCGTTACCGCTTCGTGTCACTCGCCTGTGGATAAGTGGGTGTGAATTGCCGGAGTTGCCGTGTTTCTGGTGCGGGCGACGCGGTCAGTTCGCCGAGTCGATTTCCCGCAGAAGGCCGGTCGACACGTCGAAGACGAAACCGCGTACGTCGTCGGTGTGCAGAAGGAACGGTGAGGTC
This window of the Streptomyces niveus genome carries:
- a CDS encoding transglutaminase TgpA family protein is translated as MSGRARLALCAFAATMMAAGALLPLVDPATWFLQAAFMVAVLAGVGALGRRVPLARVLTVALQAVAGLLMLTVVFASEQAVFGLLPGPDVFLRFGELLGQGGEEVARYSVPAPSTNGIRLMLVGGVLVIGLAVDALAVTFRSAAPAGLPLLALYSVAAGLSGGDASWLWFLLAASGYLLLLLAEGRDRLSQWGRVFGGAPRAPGRTAGGMDTGGGAAAPVRSGHRIGVMALGIALVVPAALPSLNGGLLNGTGAGSGSGLGGGTISAVNPLVSLQDNLNQPEDREALRYRTNAESTQNLYLRIMALDDFDGTSWRFSQRSVEDVPKRLPGPPGLRGDVSTTEIRTNISAAGWYRQNYLPMPYPASEVDIEGRWRFEPSGRTLVGDRGETTRGAQYEVTSLLVEPTREQLAAAPRPPASLVREYTKVPEVLPEEVEATAREVTEGATNDYERAVKLQDWFAVDGGFTYDTQVASGTGVSAISRFLREKEGFCVHFSFSMAAMARTLGIPARVAVGFTPGTPQSDGTMSVGLRDAHAWPELYFEGVGWTRFEPTPSRGSAPDYTIPEAPSGDASDPAEPEASTSSAPTSQPSTSDSCPPEAARSGECGPTAAAGALPPTDSGTSAGTVVAITLGVLAVLLLPLLPLIWRTRIRAGRLGSGGRTPADVTARVLGAWREIVDTAWDHGIRPDESRTPRKTAARIVRLGRLEGEAADAVHRVARAVEQVLYAPEPRPVTGLADDAQRVRAGLGEAAGRWTRQRALFLPRSSVRVMWGLSERWAAVTDRWGVRRMELGRRWAAPFRRLSRQRG
- a CDS encoding DUF58 domain-containing protein; the protein is MEPGATASDTEDRGGLRAALGGLTTRGRSFFAAGIAAAVCAYVLGQADLLRVGMLLAVLPLVCVGVLYRTRYRVAGSRRLSPSRVPAGSEARVHLRMDNVSRLPTGLLMLQDHVPYVLGPRPRFVLDRVEAGGRREVSYRVRSDLRGRYPLGPLQLRLSDPFGMCELTRSFSAHDTLTVIPRTEPLPPVRLAGATAGYGDGRQRSLSLAGEDDVIPRGYRHGDDLRRVHWRSTARYGELMVRREEQPQRARCTVLLDTRRLAYQGAGPDSAFEWAVSGAASALAHMLERGFSVRLLTDTGSSVPDQGADGFAGSSQESADAAGLMMDTLAVVDHSDGAGLSRAYDVLRGGSEGLLVAFLGDLDEEQTAVACRMRQRSGAAVAFVLDSSGWFQDDDEPPARVSDRLRQLRESGWNALAVPAGVALPDLWQQAAQQRTDSGVSEGSAGFSGGWS
- a CDS encoding AAA family ATPase, with amino-acid sequence MTTYDDRASLTDLTTTAERVRASVEGVIEGKPEVVRLSLTVLLAEGHLLIEDVPGVGKTMLAKALARSIDCSVRRIQFTPDLLPSDITGVSIYDQQRRDFEFKPGAIFAQIVIGDEINRASPKTQSALLESMEERQVTIDGQTYELPSPFMVVATQNPVEMEGTYPLPEAQRDRFMARVSIGYPSAEAELEMLDVHGGVSPLDDLQPVAHAHDIVKLIDAVRKVHVADSVRRYAVELVASTRNHPDLRLGASPRATLHLLRAAKASAALSGREYALPDDVQALAAAVLAHRLLPTAQAQLNRRTAEQVVLEILQRVPVPTADGGRQAPVVAAPLYDRQQPGVRRL